Proteins encoded together in one Paracoccus sp. SMMA_5_TC window:
- a CDS encoding IS3 family transposase (programmed frameshift), which yields MRKSRFTEAQIIGMIKEQEAGLPTSELCRKHGLSPATFYKLKAKYGGMDLSDAKRLKQLEDENAKLKRLLADAMLDNVVLKDLLGKPLTTPMARRDAVLRAMKDHPISQRRACVLIGVDPKTVRRDRPPDNPEIREEMHKIAEKRRRFGYRRVGILLERKGMIMNEKKLYRIYREEGLSVRRRRGRKRARGSRTPMPVPLRPNQRWSLDFLSDTFGACRKFRILAVNDDCCRENLALIADTSISGSRVARELDALVRIYGKPACIVSDNGTEFTSKAILKWANDNKVEWHYIDPGKPQQNGYLESFNGSLRDECLNEEIFDSLADARRKLALWRYDYNNVRPHSSLGNQTPAEARRALEQSESSAPGALATPETDHYQPQGLSL from the exons GTGAGGAAAAGCCGTTTCACCGAGGCGCAAATCATCGGGATGATCAAAGAGCAGGAGGCTGGTTTGCCGACCTCCGAGCTTTGCCGGAAGCACGGGTTGAGTCCCGCGACCTTTTACAAGCTGAAGGCCAAGTATGGCGGGATGGACCTGTCCGACGCCAAGCGGCTGAAGCAGCTCGAAGACGAGAATGCGAAGCTCAAGCGCCTGCTGGCGGATGCCATGCTCGACAATGTGGTTCTAAAGGATCTCCTGGGAAAAC CCCTGACGACACCGATGGCGCGGCGGGACGCGGTGCTGCGGGCGATGAAGGATCATCCGATCTCTCAACGCCGGGCCTGCGTCCTGATCGGTGTCGATCCGAAAACGGTGCGGCGGGACAGGCCGCCCGACAACCCGGAAATCCGTGAGGAGATGCACAAGATCGCCGAGAAACGCCGACGCTTCGGCTATCGGCGTGTGGGCATCCTGCTGGAGCGCAAGGGCATGATCATGAACGAGAAGAAGCTCTACCGCATCTATCGGGAAGAGGGGCTGTCGGTGCGCCGACGCCGTGGCCGCAAGAGGGCCCGCGGAAGCCGAACCCCAATGCCGGTGCCATTGCGCCCAAACCAGCGGTGGTCGCTGGACTTCCTGTCGGACACGTTCGGGGCTTGCCGCAAGTTCCGCATCCTGGCGGTCAATGATGATTGCTGCCGCGAGAACCTGGCGCTGATCGCAGACACCAGCATCTCGGGCTCGCGGGTCGCACGGGAACTGGACGCGCTGGTCCGCATCTATGGAAAACCCGCTTGCATCGTCTCCGACAATGGCACCGAGTTCACCAGCAAGGCGATCCTGAAGTGGGCAAATGACAACAAGGTCGAGTGGCATTACATCGACCCGGGCAAGCCGCAGCAGAACGGCTACCTCGAGAGCTTCAACGGCAGCTTGCGCGACGAATGCCTCAACGAGGAGATATTCGACAGCCTGGCTGATGCCCGCCGAAAGCTGGCCCTCTGGCGATACGATTACAACAACGTCAGGCCGCATTCCTCGCTGGGCAACCAAACGCCAGCAGAAGCGCGCCGGGCGCTTGAGCAATCTGAGAGCTCCGCGCCCGGCGCGCTTGCCACACCCGAAACCGACCACTATCAACCCCAAGGACTCTCGTTATGA
- a CDS encoding abortive infection family protein: protein MYIQDEIPSSRIEQAAMLEGLLIARATGGTADDGIYQYLRREFMAEAALCDLLPPFVRTYRNLSAFWPYIQREAGSYAERREIIGKAFTPLMDFLEGRNSAPGDKVASEALETFDVDGVHSVWGKAIARRGTDPEGAITVARTLLETVTKRILDECGEPYSDKDDLPKLYASAAKALNLAPTQHTEEPIKAILGGAMNLVNGIGTLRNRLSDSHGRGGKLPVRPSPRHASLAVNTAGAIATFLVETYLERVKAPSEGS, encoded by the coding sequence ATGTACATACAGGACGAGATTCCTTCGTCGCGCATCGAACAAGCGGCAATGCTCGAGGGCTTACTCATCGCGCGTGCCACAGGTGGCACCGCTGATGATGGCATATACCAGTATCTCCGCCGCGAGTTCATGGCAGAGGCCGCGCTGTGTGATCTTCTGCCTCCATTTGTGAGAACATATCGCAACCTTTCTGCATTCTGGCCATACATCCAGCGCGAAGCAGGTAGCTATGCCGAGCGCCGCGAGATCATTGGAAAGGCTTTCACCCCACTTATGGATTTTCTTGAAGGCCGCAATTCGGCTCCCGGCGATAAGGTAGCTTCTGAAGCTCTCGAGACGTTCGATGTGGACGGGGTGCACTCGGTCTGGGGCAAGGCAATCGCTCGTCGCGGTACAGACCCGGAGGGGGCCATTACTGTCGCGCGCACGCTGCTTGAAACCGTGACCAAGCGAATTCTCGACGAGTGTGGCGAGCCGTACTCGGACAAAGACGATTTGCCGAAACTGTATGCAAGCGCTGCGAAAGCATTGAACCTCGCTCCAACGCAACACACCGAAGAGCCGATCAAGGCAATCTTGGGAGGTGCCATGAATCTCGTCAACGGAATTGGCACGTTGCGTAACCGATTATCCGACTCTCACGGGCGCGGAGGAAAGCTGCCCGTTCGACCATCACCTCGACATGCCAGCCTTGCAGTCAATACAGCTGGAGCGATTGCAACATTCCTTGTCGAGACCTACCTCGAAAGGGTGAAAGCACCTTCAGAGGGCAGCTGA
- a CDS encoding DNA methyltransferase produces the protein MDLVFAPSQIETWPIARLRPYARNAKMHGDEQVAKIAASMAKFGWTVPCMVADDGELIAGHGRVLAATMLGLTEVPVIRLSHLDEAERRAYRIADNKLTELGEWDEALLRDEIAGLLAEDFDLTLLGISDDELDALLRDPEALGGDGPVEGEDDVPELPVTPVSVAGDLWQLGSHRLICGDSTSADVVGRLLGDVRPLLMVTDPPYGVEYDPSWRNQAGAGRTKRTGKVLNDDRADWREAWTLFPGDVAYVWHGALHAATVADSLVAAGFAIRSQIIWAKDRLVLSRGDYHWQHEPCWYAVRAKGKGHWAGDRKQTTLWQIANRDQDADTVHGTQKPVECMRRPILNNSSPGQAVYEPFMGSGTTLIAAETTGRVCLGVELNPAYVDVAIERWQSFTGQEAVLAETGESFVALKAKRHAA, from the coding sequence ATGGACCTGGTCTTCGCGCCGAGCCAGATTGAAACTTGGCCGATTGCCCGGCTGCGCCCCTATGCCCGAAATGCCAAGATGCATGGCGACGAGCAGGTGGCAAAGATCGCCGCCAGCATGGCCAAGTTCGGCTGGACCGTGCCCTGCATGGTGGCCGACGACGGCGAACTGATCGCGGGGCACGGCCGGGTGCTGGCCGCGACCATGCTCGGCCTGACCGAGGTGCCGGTGATCCGGCTCAGCCATCTCGACGAGGCCGAGCGCCGGGCCTACCGGATCGCCGACAACAAGCTGACGGAACTGGGCGAATGGGACGAAGCCCTGCTGCGCGACGAGATCGCGGGGCTCTTGGCCGAGGATTTCGACCTGACCCTGCTCGGCATCAGCGATGATGAGCTGGACGCGCTGCTGCGGGATCCGGAGGCGCTGGGCGGCGATGGCCCGGTCGAGGGCGAGGACGACGTTCCGGAATTGCCGGTCACGCCAGTGTCGGTGGCAGGCGATCTCTGGCAGCTTGGGTCACACCGGCTGATCTGCGGCGACAGCACATCAGCCGATGTCGTGGGACGGCTGCTGGGCGATGTCCGCCCGCTGTTGATGGTCACAGACCCGCCCTATGGCGTCGAGTACGACCCATCCTGGCGCAACCAGGCTGGCGCGGGCAGGACCAAGCGCACCGGGAAGGTGCTGAACGACGACCGGGCAGACTGGCGCGAAGCCTGGACCCTGTTCCCGGGAGACGTTGCCTATGTCTGGCATGGCGCGCTGCACGCGGCGACGGTGGCCGACAGTCTGGTGGCTGCGGGTTTCGCCATCCGGTCGCAGATCATCTGGGCCAAGGACCGGCTGGTCCTCAGCCGAGGCGATTACCACTGGCAGCATGAACCCTGCTGGTATGCCGTACGCGCCAAGGGCAAGGGCCACTGGGCCGGGGACCGCAAGCAGACGACGCTGTGGCAGATCGCCAACCGGGATCAGGACGCCGACACGGTGCACGGCACGCAGAAGCCAGTCGAATGCATGCGGCGGCCGATCCTGAACAACTCGAGCCCAGGTCAGGCGGTATATGAACCCTTCATGGGATCCGGCACGACCCTGATCGCGGCCGAAACCACCGGCCGTGTCTGCCTCGGCGTGGAACTGAACCCTGCATATGTCGATGTCGCCATCGAGCGCTGGCAGTCCTTCACCGGCCAGGAGGCGGTGCTGGCGGAGACCGGCGAGAGCTTCGTCGCCCTCAAGGCCAAGCGGCACGCGGCATGA
- a CDS encoding site-specific DNA-methyltransferase, with the protein MTMQLRPSQIAFWPLDRLKPYARNAKTHDADQVARIAASMAEFGWTVPCLVAADGELIAGHGRVLAAAQLGLAEAPVIVLDHLTEAQRRAYRIADNKLTEMGGWDDALLVEELRGLMAEDFDLGMIGIPEDELDTLLNDADDRAPIDDDTADTIPEAPADPITRPGDIWAMGDHRLICGDATDPAVLARLMDGAQASLMFTSPPYAQQRDYGAAKEKVGDWDALMQGVFAAAPVTDDAQLLVNLGLVHRDGEWLPYWEGWLDWMRAQDWRRFGWYVWDQGPGLPGDWNGRLAPSHEFIFHFNRQPRKPNKTVESKHAGETLGGGGLRGADGTVHRKTGTGNAIQSHRIPDSVFRIMRHKGGLGAAGSHPAVFPVALVEAVLEAFSDPGDLVFEPFCGSGTQLIAAERTGRRCCAVELDPVYCDVAVRRWELATGRKGSRRAM; encoded by the coding sequence ATGACGATGCAGTTGCGTCCGAGCCAGATCGCGTTCTGGCCGCTGGATCGGCTGAAACCCTACGCCCGCAACGCCAAGACCCACGACGCCGACCAGGTCGCGAGGATTGCCGCCAGTATGGCCGAGTTCGGCTGGACCGTCCCCTGCCTCGTTGCCGCCGACGGCGAGCTGATCGCAGGCCACGGCCGCGTTCTGGCCGCAGCCCAGCTGGGGCTCGCCGAAGCGCCAGTCATCGTACTGGACCATCTAACCGAGGCGCAGCGCCGCGCCTATCGGATCGCCGACAACAAGCTCACGGAGATGGGCGGCTGGGACGACGCTCTGCTCGTCGAGGAACTGCGGGGGCTGATGGCCGAGGACTTCGACCTCGGGATGATCGGGATCCCCGAGGACGAGCTGGACACGCTGCTGAACGATGCAGACGACCGCGCGCCCATCGATGATGACACCGCCGATACCATCCCCGAGGCCCCGGCCGATCCCATCACCCGCCCCGGCGACATCTGGGCGATGGGCGATCACCGCCTGATCTGCGGCGATGCGACCGACCCGGCCGTGTTGGCGCGGCTGATGGATGGGGCGCAGGCGTCGCTGATGTTCACGTCCCCGCCTTACGCCCAGCAGCGCGACTATGGCGCCGCAAAGGAGAAGGTCGGTGATTGGGATGCGCTGATGCAGGGCGTCTTCGCCGCGGCTCCGGTCACTGACGATGCCCAGCTGCTGGTCAACCTCGGCCTCGTCCATCGGGACGGTGAGTGGCTCCCGTATTGGGAAGGCTGGCTCGACTGGATGCGGGCGCAGGATTGGCGGCGGTTCGGTTGGTATGTCTGGGATCAGGGGCCCGGCCTGCCCGGCGACTGGAACGGGCGGCTGGCGCCCTCGCACGAGTTCATCTTCCACTTCAACCGCCAGCCGCGGAAGCCGAACAAGACGGTCGAGAGCAAGCACGCGGGCGAAACCCTCGGCGGCGGCGGCCTGCGCGGGGCCGATGGCACCGTTCATCGCAAGACGGGCACCGGCAACGCGATCCAGAGCCACCGCATCCCGGACAGCGTCTTCCGCATCATGCGCCACAAGGGCGGGCTGGGCGCCGCCGGATCCCACCCGGCTGTGTTCCCGGTGGCGCTGGTCGAGGCGGTGCTGGAGGCCTTCTCCGACCCCGGCGACCTGGTGTTCGAACCCTTCTGCGGCTCCGGCACCCAGTTGATCGCGGCAGAACGCACCGGGCGGCGGTGCTGCGCGGTGGAACTGGACCCGGTCTATTGCGACGTCGCGGTGCGGCGGTGGGAGCTGGCGACGGGGAGGAAAGGATCAAGAAGAGCTATGTGA
- a CDS encoding DUF3489 domain-containing protein, with product MTTPSDTQSLILSRAATRPGNLALPLPEGLVGAAAKMVVGKMIARGWLEEVEANLRRGEPMWRETGDGHGTTLIATEAGLEAIGIEPLAASAVASARKARPKPEPVQTPCDTDTAKPVAIRAGTKQAQIIAMLQRPEGATVSEMVDATGWLAHTVRGSISGALRKKLGLPITAEKVEGRGTVYTLSNS from the coding sequence ATGACCACCCCGTCCGACACCCAGTCCCTGATCCTGTCCCGCGCCGCGACCCGGCCCGGCAACCTCGCCCTGCCGCTGCCCGAGGGGCTGGTCGGCGCCGCGGCCAAGATGGTGGTCGGCAAGATGATCGCCCGAGGCTGGCTTGAAGAGGTCGAGGCCAACCTGCGGCGCGGCGAGCCGATGTGGCGCGAGACCGGCGACGGCCATGGCACCACGCTGATCGCCACCGAGGCCGGGCTTGAGGCCATCGGGATCGAGCCGCTGGCGGCCAGCGCTGTCGCCAGCGCGCGGAAAGCGAGGCCGAAGCCGGAACCGGTGCAGACGCCCTGCGACACCGACACCGCGAAACCCGTCGCCATCCGCGCTGGCACCAAGCAGGCCCAGATCATCGCCATGCTCCAGCGCCCCGAGGGCGCGACGGTCTCCGAGATGGTCGATGCCACCGGATGGCTGGCCCACACGGTTCGCGGCTCGATCTCGGGGGCGCTGAGGAAAAAGCTGGGCCTGCCCATCACCGCCGAGAAGGTGGAGGGCAGGGGAACGGTCTACACTCTCAGCAACAGTTGA
- a CDS encoding DUF2384 domain-containing protein: protein MAERNDISGLLAFIGREGDWRDRLQDVVAEHLMPALEEFEIDQDGLAELLGEQWSSVLWGCGFEDFLGQRYEDGNIVDLYLKRRGWKETALNRAYFTALRDAPVSLYEVSDVQPGTSMVLRDLLSDAAPVTVREKSATRTLKQWDRIAVRVVPERDHHVISGALLPFRAEAVDFLFAGLRDALKLKKRDALRLTREQLLGCAPIFTSAWLFIEIDRALTPAEPQFTNSDGDDVLFHDLRYPLASGATQKAVAERLDRVKGFLPEGPKFWNWLATRKVRVGKVGSGIMLDTQMEGATVLGSLELAGKTLLVTVNSAERAAKVQKLIGAAAGDLLRSPLTTIRTVEQMRADQRREGPSDAAAEIPPEIARHLMRDHLDKHYRETLDAPIPALGGKSPRQAVRTSAGREKVIDWLKMLENRSAGHGEGPISEYDFGWMWVELGLQEHRK, encoded by the coding sequence ATGGCTGAACGCAACGACATTTCCGGCCTTCTGGCCTTCATCGGCCGGGAAGGGGACTGGCGCGACCGGCTGCAGGACGTGGTAGCCGAACACCTGATGCCCGCGTTGGAAGAATTCGAGATCGACCAGGACGGCTTGGCCGAACTGCTGGGCGAGCAGTGGTCGAGCGTCCTTTGGGGCTGTGGGTTCGAGGATTTTCTTGGACAGCGCTATGAGGACGGCAACATCGTCGATCTCTACCTGAAACGGCGCGGCTGGAAGGAAACGGCCTTGAACCGGGCCTATTTCACCGCGCTACGTGATGCGCCGGTCAGCTTGTACGAGGTCAGCGATGTCCAGCCCGGGACGTCGATGGTGCTGCGCGACTTGCTGTCGGATGCTGCACCCGTCACGGTCAGAGAGAAATCCGCCACGCGCACGCTGAAACAATGGGACCGCATCGCCGTGCGGGTGGTGCCCGAGCGTGATCATCATGTGATCTCCGGGGCGCTGTTGCCCTTCCGGGCCGAGGCGGTGGATTTCCTGTTTGCCGGTCTGCGCGATGCTCTGAAGCTGAAGAAACGAGACGCGTTGCGGCTCACCCGTGAGCAGCTTCTGGGTTGCGCACCCATCTTCACTTCCGCCTGGCTGTTCATCGAGATCGACCGTGCCCTCACCCCAGCGGAGCCGCAGTTCACTAATTCGGACGGCGACGATGTGTTGTTCCACGATTTGCGGTACCCGCTTGCCAGCGGCGCAACGCAGAAAGCAGTGGCGGAGCGGCTGGACCGGGTGAAGGGCTTCCTGCCGGAAGGACCGAAGTTCTGGAACTGGCTGGCCACGCGGAAGGTGCGCGTTGGCAAGGTAGGCAGCGGCATCATGCTCGATACGCAGATGGAAGGCGCCACCGTTCTGGGTTCGCTGGAATTGGCGGGCAAGACGCTGCTCGTGACCGTCAACTCGGCCGAGCGCGCGGCCAAGGTCCAGAAGTTGATCGGTGCGGCCGCCGGGGATCTGTTGAGATCGCCTTTGACCACGATCCGGACGGTTGAGCAGATGCGGGCCGACCAACGGCGTGAAGGGCCAAGTGACGCCGCCGCTGAAATCCCGCCCGAGATCGCGCGCCATCTCATGCGGGATCACCTGGACAAGCACTACCGCGAAACGCTGGACGCGCCGATTCCGGCACTGGGCGGCAAGTCACCGCGCCAGGCTGTGCGCACGTCCGCGGGGCGCGAGAAGGTGATCGACTGGCTTAAGATGCTGGAGAACCGGAGCGCCGGGCATGGGGAGGGTCCGATTTCCGAGTACGATTTCGGCTGGATGTGGGTCGAGCTTGGGCTGCAGGAACATCGGAAATGA